One genomic window of Glycine soja cultivar W05 chromosome 9, ASM419377v2, whole genome shotgun sequence includes the following:
- the LOC114368131 gene encoding uncharacterized protein LOC114368131: MGGYLMLLQCWIYEYFCSVHQCVTGDAYTETTPRALRWLTTKAHIKGIKGASYRACLDALTIIDVSWLPYSDHRAIRGFDLISCYKGKLRWGHVVVSVRPERVVRQFGYIQIIPPSPVTASLLYDEIDDWWMHFGDHLAPEGEICVVPGQVSADYMDWFFQISHPFITPTQEGDQPRQPVAPYVDAYIEPHVPEVAVVDDLPRHLVVSCEECEVILERLERVLNLRMVTAGTELHDIMEDCLQLTNGETSVGSLRARRRQHID, encoded by the exons ATGGGTGGATACTTGATGCTATTACAG TGTTGGATATATGAGTATTTTTGCAGTGTTCATCAATGCGTGACTGGTGATGCGTACACTGAGACTACCCCACGTGCCTTGAGGTGGCTTACAACGAAGGCGCACATAAAGGGGATCAAGGGAGCATCGTACAGGGCATGTTTGGACGCTCTGACGATCATAGACGTTTCTTGGTTGCCCTACAGTGACCACCGGGCAATTAGGGGCTTCGACCTGATTTCATGCTATAAGGGGAAGCTTAGATGGGGTCATGTTGTGGTCAGCGTCCGACCAGAGCGGGTGGTCCGACAGTTCGGGTATATCCAGATCATCCCTCCATCGCCGGTTACTGCTTCGTTGTTGTATGACGAGATAGACGACTGGTGGATGCATTTTGGGGACCATTTAGCACCGGAAGGTGAGATCTGTGTTGTCCCTGGGCAGGTATCAGCGGACTACATGGATTGGTTTTTCCAGATCTCTCACCCGTTCATCACGCCGACCCAGGAAGGCGATCAGCCGAGACAACCAGTTGCCCCATATGTGGATGCATACATCGAGCCACATGTGCCGGAGGTTGCAGTCGTAGATGATCTCCCCAGACATTTAgtg GTTTCTTGTGAAGAATGTGAAGTGATCTTAGaaaggttggagcgtgtgctcaaccttaggatggtGACTGCAGGAACTGAGTTACATGACATCATGGAAGATTGCCTGCAGCTCACTAATGGAGAGACCTCTGTTGGAAGTCTTAGGGCGCGACGTAGACAACACATAGATTAG